Proteins encoded in a region of the Photobacterium angustum genome:
- the fbaA gene encoding class II fructose-bisphosphate aldolase — MSKIFDFVKPGVISGDDVQKVFAVAKENNFALPAVNCIGTDSVNAVLEAAAKVKSPVIVQFSNGGAAFFGGKGLKLEGQGPQILGAIAGAKYVHAVAESYGVPVILHTDHAAKKLLPWIDGLLDAGEEFFAQTGKPLFSSHMIDLSEESLEENIEISAKYLARMAKMDMTLEIELGCTGGEEDGVDNSHMDASELYTSPEDVAYAYEKLSAVSPRFTIAASFGNVHGVYQAGNVVLTPTILRDSQAYVSEKFGLPTNSLDFVFHGGSGSSEAEIQESIGYGVIKMNIDTDTQWACWDGIRRYEAENHDYLQGQIGNPTGESAPNKKYYDPRVWLRAGQVSMVERLEKAFADLNAVDVL; from the coding sequence ATGTCTAAGATCTTTGATTTTGTAAAACCTGGTGTTATTTCTGGCGACGACGTTCAGAAAGTATTCGCAGTAGCTAAAGAAAACAACTTCGCACTTCCTGCTGTTAACTGTATCGGTACAGATTCTGTTAACGCAGTATTAGAAGCGGCAGCTAAAGTTAAGTCTCCAGTTATCGTTCAGTTCTCTAACGGCGGTGCTGCATTCTTTGGCGGTAAAGGTCTTAAACTAGAAGGTCAAGGTCCACAAATCCTTGGCGCTATCGCTGGTGCTAAGTACGTTCACGCTGTTGCTGAGTCTTACGGTGTTCCTGTAATTCTTCACACTGACCACGCTGCTAAGAAACTACTTCCTTGGATCGACGGTCTACTAGATGCGGGTGAAGAGTTCTTCGCTCAAACTGGTAAGCCTCTATTCTCTTCTCACATGATCGACCTTTCTGAAGAGTCGCTAGAAGAGAACATCGAAATCTCAGCTAAGTACCTTGCGCGTATGGCTAAGATGGACATGACACTAGAAATCGAACTAGGTTGTACTGGTGGTGAAGAAGACGGCGTTGATAACTCTCACATGGACGCATCTGAGCTTTACACTTCTCCAGAAGACGTTGCATACGCATACGAGAAACTAAGCGCTGTTAGCCCACGTTTCACTATCGCTGCTTCTTTCGGTAACGTACACGGTGTTTACCAAGCAGGTAACGTTGTACTTACTCCAACTATCCTACGTGATTCTCAAGCATACGTTTCAGAGAAGTTTGGTCTTCCAACTAACTCTCTAGATTTCGTATTCCACGGTGGTTCAGGTTCTTCTGAAGCTGAAATCCAAGAGTCTATCGGTTACGGTGTTATCAAAATGAACATCGATACAGATACACAGTGGGCTTGTTGGGATGGTATCCGTCGCTACGAAGCTGAAAACCACGATTACCTACAAGGTCAAATTGGTAACCCAACTGGTGAGTCAGCGCCTAACAAGAAATACTACGATCCACGCGTATGGCTACGTGCAGGTCAAGTATCAATGGTTGAGCGTCTAGAGAAAGCATTCGCTGATCTAAACGCAGTTGATGTTCTTTAA
- a CDS encoding phosphoglycerate kinase produces MSVIKMTDLDLAGKRVFIRADLNVPVKDGKVTSDARIIASLPTIKRCLEAGAKVMVTSHLGRPTEGEYAEEFSLQPVVNYLNDALDCDVKLAKDYLNGLELNAGELVVLENVRFNKGEKKNEDELSKQYAALCDVFVMDAFGTAHRAQASTYGVGMFAPVACAGPLLAGELEALGKAMDNPARPMVAIVGGSKVSTKLTVLESLSKIADQIVVGGGIANTFIAAEGNDVGKSLYEADLIPTAKELMASTDIPVATDVVCAKEFSDSAEATIKSASDIAADDMVLDLGPDSAQALADIIMNAKTILWNGPVGVFEIEQFGKGTEVVANAIAESAGFSVAGGGDTLAAIDKYGIKDKVSYISTGGGAFLEFVEGKKLPAVEMLESRAKA; encoded by the coding sequence ATGTCTGTAATCAAGATGACTGATCTGGATCTAGCTGGTAAGCGTGTATTTATTCGTGCTGACCTAAATGTGCCAGTAAAAGACGGTAAAGTAACTTCAGATGCACGTATCATTGCATCTCTACCTACAATTAAGCGTTGTCTAGAAGCTGGCGCTAAAGTAATGGTTACTTCTCACCTAGGTCGTCCAACGGAAGGCGAATACGCAGAAGAATTCTCTCTACAGCCTGTAGTTAACTACTTAAATGACGCACTAGATTGCGACGTTAAACTAGCAAAAGATTACCTAAATGGTCTTGAGCTAAACGCTGGTGAGCTTGTTGTTCTTGAAAACGTACGTTTTAACAAGGGCGAGAAGAAAAACGAAGACGAATTATCTAAGCAATACGCTGCACTTTGTGACGTATTCGTAATGGATGCATTTGGTACCGCTCACCGTGCACAAGCATCAACTTACGGTGTAGGTATGTTTGCACCAGTTGCATGTGCTGGCCCTCTGCTAGCTGGCGAGCTAGAAGCACTAGGCAAAGCAATGGACAACCCAGCACGTCCAATGGTTGCTATTGTTGGTGGTTCTAAAGTATCAACTAAACTAACTGTACTTGAGTCACTATCTAAAATTGCTGACCAAATCGTTGTTGGTGGTGGTATTGCTAACACATTCATCGCTGCTGAAGGTAACGATGTAGGTAAGTCTCTTTACGAAGCAGACCTAATTCCAACGGCTAAAGAGCTAATGGCAAGCACTGACATCCCAGTAGCAACGGATGTTGTATGTGCTAAAGAATTCTCTGATTCAGCTGAAGCGACTATCAAATCAGCATCAGACATTGCAGCTGACGACATGGTTCTTGACCTAGGCCCTGATTCAGCACAAGCACTTGCTGACATCATCATGAACGCGAAAACGATTCTTTGGAACGGCCCTGTAGGCGTGTTTGAAATCGAGCAATTCGGTAAAGGTACTGAAGTTGTTGCTAACGCAATCGCAGAATCTGCGGGCTTCTCTGTAGCAGGTGGTGGTGACACACTAGCGGCTATCGACAAGTACGGCATCAAAGATAAAGTATCTTACATCTCAACAGGTGGCGGTGCGTTCCTTGAGTTCGTTGAAGGTAAGAAATTACCTGCAGTTGAAATGCTAGAGTCTCGCGCTAAAGCATAA
- the epd gene encoding erythrose-4-phosphate dehydrogenase, protein MTLKVAINGFGRIGRSVLRALYESDKHHHINVVAVNELAEPEAMVHLLQYDSSHGRFKNPVSHDQEHLFIAHENGRQDQIRILHQPDLKLLPWHDLDVDIVLDCTGKFGSRADGLAHIASGAKKVLFSHPASKDIDCTVIYGVNHQQLTSQHRIVSNGSCTTNCIVPIIKILDDQFGIESGTITTIHSAMNDQQVIDAYHPDLRRTRAASQSIIPVDTKLHLGIGRIFPKFSDKFEAISVRVPTINVTAMDLSVTVKTNVKVNDVNQSLKNTSRCTLSGIVDYTEAPLVSIDFNHDPHSAIVDGSQTRVSNQHLIKLLVWCDNEWGFANRMLDTALAMYATEHTDAEK, encoded by the coding sequence ATGACACTAAAAGTCGCAATAAATGGATTCGGTCGCATTGGTCGCAGTGTGCTTCGCGCATTGTATGAAAGCGACAAACATCATCATATTAACGTCGTGGCAGTTAACGAATTAGCAGAGCCGGAAGCAATGGTTCATCTACTTCAATACGATTCTAGCCATGGACGTTTCAAAAATCCTGTCAGTCATGATCAGGAGCATCTTTTTATTGCCCATGAAAATGGTCGCCAAGATCAAATTCGTATCCTTCACCAACCTGATCTAAAACTGTTACCTTGGCATGATCTTGATGTCGATATTGTTTTAGACTGTACTGGTAAGTTTGGCTCCCGTGCCGACGGTTTAGCGCATATCGCATCTGGCGCTAAAAAAGTATTATTTTCCCATCCTGCTAGCAAAGATATTGATTGCACTGTTATCTATGGTGTTAATCATCAACAATTAACATCTCAGCACCGCATTGTTTCTAATGGCTCATGTACAACGAACTGTATTGTTCCCATTATAAAAATCCTAGATGACCAGTTTGGTATTGAATCTGGCACCATTACGACAATTCATTCAGCCATGAATGATCAGCAAGTCATTGATGCTTATCATCCTGATTTACGCCGAACGCGCGCAGCAAGTCAGTCAATTATTCCAGTTGATACTAAACTACACCTTGGAATTGGTCGTATATTTCCGAAGTTTTCCGACAAATTTGAAGCCATTTCTGTGAGGGTGCCCACAATAAATGTCACTGCTATGGATTTGAGTGTCACAGTTAAAACAAATGTGAAAGTTAATGACGTAAATCAATCATTAAAAAATACGTCTCGTTGTACATTAAGTGGTATTGTGGATTACACAGAAGCGCCTTTAGTGTCGATTGACTTTAATCACGATCCCCATAGTGCAATTGTTGATGGCAGCCAAACTAGGGTAAGCAACCAGCATTTGATTAAATTGTTGGTATGGTGTGACAATGAATGGGGCTTTGCTAATCGAATGTTGGATACAGCGTTAGCAATGTACGCAACCGAACATACGGATGCTGAAAAGTAA
- a CDS encoding DUF2333 family protein translates to MSKVKVIIGAVFFTVVLYFLSVYWSFEPDTFNPDSYATEQAKLNKKTLTTGYETTTTLIHISELLINKQGGFLTNDKLPPSLLMDNMPAWETGVLTQVRDMALVLKDNLSRPQNESHVDSDLKEAQPELNINSHSWNFPSAESEYQNAIDALTRYRDRLSASRHPAQFYSRDDNLVAWLEVVQKRLGTISQDLGSSVGEPQLIMDSKAESKEVSLNASKTSWFKIDNVFYESRGSTWAILLLMKAMKHDFEPLLEEEKATVMIDQIIRELEATQETVWSPMILNGMGFGLLPNHSLIMANYVSRAQAGTVDLINLLEKR, encoded by the coding sequence ATGTCGAAAGTAAAAGTCATTATTGGCGCAGTATTTTTCACCGTCGTACTTTACTTTTTGTCTGTTTATTGGTCATTTGAACCAGATACATTTAATCCAGACAGTTATGCGACAGAGCAAGCCAAGCTCAATAAAAAAACTTTGACGACTGGGTATGAGACCACCACAACGCTAATTCATATTTCAGAATTACTGATTAATAAGCAAGGCGGGTTCCTTACTAACGATAAATTACCACCCAGCTTATTAATGGATAACATGCCAGCATGGGAAACGGGTGTATTAACGCAAGTACGAGATATGGCACTGGTACTAAAAGATAATCTTAGCCGCCCTCAAAATGAAAGCCATGTCGATTCAGATTTAAAAGAAGCCCAACCCGAGCTCAATATAAATAGCCATAGCTGGAACTTTCCAAGTGCAGAGTCTGAATATCAAAATGCAATTGACGCCCTTACTCGATACCGTGACCGCCTTTCGGCATCTCGCCATCCAGCACAATTTTATTCACGGGATGATAATTTAGTGGCTTGGCTTGAAGTAGTACAAAAACGCTTAGGTACTATTTCACAAGACCTTGGCTCATCTGTGGGTGAACCACAGTTAATAATGGATAGCAAAGCAGAAAGTAAGGAAGTTTCACTCAATGCGTCGAAAACAAGCTGGTTCAAAATTGATAATGTTTTTTACGAATCACGAGGTTCTACTTGGGCCATATTACTGCTAATGAAAGCAATGAAACATGATTTTGAACCGCTGTTAGAAGAAGAAAAAGCAACTGTCATGATTGATCAGATAATTCGTGAGCTTGAAGCAACCCAAGAAACGGTTTGGAGCCCAATGATTTTAAATGGTATGGGATTTGGTTTATTGCCTAACCACTCTTTGATCATGGCAAATTACGTATCTCGCGCTCAAGCAGGTACCGTTGATCTCATCAATCTGCTAGAAAAAAGATAA
- the metK gene encoding methionine adenosyltransferase: protein MAKHLFTSESVSEGHPDKIADQISDAVLDAIIEQDPKARVACETYVKTGMVMVGGEITTSAWVDIEELTRETVREIGYVHSDMGFDANSCAVMNTIGKQSPDINQGVDKTDPKEQGAGDQGIMFGYATNETEVFMPAPITYSHRLVQRQAEVRKNGTLPWLRPDAKSQVTFAYDQGKIVGIDAVVLSTQHSDSISTSDLREAVMEEIIKPVLPAEWLNKETKFFINPTGRFVIGGPMGDCGLTGRKIIVDTYGGAARHGGGAFSGKDPSKVDRSAAYAARYVAKNIVAAGMADRCEIQLSYAIGVADPTSIMVETFGTEKVAHEIIIEAVRQHFDLRPYGLQEMLDLLQPIYKKTAAYGHFGREEFPWEKTDKVAALRDFANIK, encoded by the coding sequence ATGGCAAAACATTTATTCACTTCTGAGTCGGTATCAGAAGGTCATCCAGATAAAATTGCAGATCAAATTTCAGATGCTGTATTGGATGCAATTATTGAACAAGATCCTAAAGCGCGTGTAGCTTGTGAAACTTACGTAAAAACCGGCATGGTAATGGTTGGTGGTGAGATCACAACATCTGCTTGGGTTGATATTGAAGAGCTAACACGTGAAACCGTACGTGAAATCGGTTATGTCCATTCAGATATGGGCTTTGATGCAAACTCTTGTGCAGTAATGAACACCATCGGTAAGCAGTCTCCTGATATCAACCAAGGTGTTGATAAAACCGATCCAAAAGAACAAGGTGCTGGTGACCAAGGTATCATGTTTGGTTACGCAACCAATGAAACTGAAGTATTCATGCCTGCGCCAATCACTTACTCTCACCGCTTAGTTCAGCGTCAAGCTGAAGTACGTAAGAACGGCACGCTTCCTTGGTTACGTCCTGATGCAAAATCTCAGGTAACGTTCGCTTACGATCAAGGTAAAATTGTTGGTATTGATGCGGTTGTTCTATCAACTCAGCACAGTGATTCAATTTCAACGTCTGATCTACGTGAAGCAGTAATGGAAGAAATCATCAAACCAGTACTGCCTGCGGAATGGTTAAATAAAGAGACTAAATTCTTTATCAACCCAACCGGCCGTTTCGTTATCGGTGGCCCAATGGGTGACTGTGGTTTGACTGGTCGTAAGATCATCGTTGACACCTACGGCGGTGCTGCACGTCACGGTGGTGGTGCTTTCTCTGGTAAAGATCCATCAAAAGTTGACCGCTCTGCAGCATATGCAGCACGTTATGTAGCAAAAAATATCGTCGCAGCAGGTATGGCAGATCGTTGTGAAATCCAACTTTCTTACGCTATTGGTGTAGCCGATCCTACATCTATCATGGTGGAAACATTTGGTACTGAAAAAGTAGCACATGAGATCATCATTGAAGCAGTACGCCAGCACTTCGACCTACGCCCATATGGCCTACAAGAAATGCTAGATCTTCTACAACCAATCTATAAGAAGACTGCAGCTTACGGTCACTTTGGTCGTGAAGAGTTCCCTTGGGAAAAAACAGATAAAGTGGCTGCACTTCGCGATTTCGCAAACATTAAGTAA
- a CDS encoding SprT family zinc-dependent metalloprotease, with amino-acid sequence MNSLQQQVIKRVEHAIKTANQRLNKRLKMPTVTFTQRGKIAGSARLQSWEVRFNPVLLNENADAFLNEVVPHEVAHLIVFKLFGRVKPHGREWQLIMREVFQVAPRTTHSFDVSSVSGDTYLYKCSCSEYPLTIRRHNRILRGQANYHCRRCREVLVYSPQ; translated from the coding sequence ATGAATTCACTGCAACAACAAGTTATCAAACGTGTCGAACACGCCATCAAAACCGCCAATCAACGCCTTAATAAACGTTTAAAAATGCCGACTGTGACTTTTACCCAACGAGGGAAAATTGCGGGAAGTGCACGATTACAAAGCTGGGAAGTACGTTTTAACCCTGTCTTACTCAATGAAAACGCAGACGCTTTTCTAAACGAAGTCGTTCCTCACGAAGTGGCACATTTAATCGTGTTTAAACTGTTTGGCCGAGTAAAGCCGCATGGTAGAGAGTGGCAATTGATCATGCGAGAAGTATTTCAAGTAGCACCAAGAACAACACATAGCTTTGATGTCAGCTCTGTCTCAGGTGACACTTACCTCTATAAATGTAGCTGTAGCGAATACCCATTAACCATTCGCCGACATAACCGTATTTTACGTGGACAAGCTAACTACCATTGTCGCCGATGCCGTGAAGTTTTGGTTTATTCGCCTCAGTAA
- a CDS encoding endonuclease yields the protein MTRISSCFAIALLLPVTAFATSYKPSELGNTTNPSFSKAKKIMQTEIYISPQDMKTIYCGADFNNKKYVTLPSGFTTEVYKKRVKRWEAEHVVPAENFGRAFSEWREGAAVCVDSKGKAFKGRKCAEKANNEYRLMQSDLYNLYPAIGAVNAARQNYNYVMLPKTNSKNYRSFGSCDMIIDKKDHDAQPPERARGVIARTYMYFEAVYPKYKMSRQQRQLMNSWDKQYPVSKWECERAAKIEKIQGNVNPILASRCS from the coding sequence ATGACGCGTATCTCAAGCTGTTTTGCTATTGCCCTACTGTTACCTGTTACCGCATTCGCGACCTCTTATAAGCCAAGCGAACTGGGTAACACGACTAATCCTTCTTTCAGTAAAGCAAAAAAAATCATGCAAACGGAAATTTATATTTCTCCTCAAGACATGAAAACCATTTACTGTGGTGCTGATTTCAACAATAAAAAATACGTGACATTACCATCCGGTTTTACCACTGAAGTGTATAAAAAACGCGTTAAACGCTGGGAAGCGGAGCATGTCGTTCCTGCCGAGAACTTTGGTCGTGCTTTTAGTGAGTGGCGTGAAGGTGCTGCCGTTTGTGTTGATAGTAAAGGAAAAGCCTTTAAAGGCCGTAAATGTGCAGAAAAAGCCAATAACGAATACCGCTTAATGCAATCCGACCTTTATAATTTATACCCTGCCATTGGCGCCGTTAATGCTGCACGACAAAACTATAATTATGTGATGCTGCCTAAAACCAATAGCAAAAATTATCGTTCATTTGGTAGTTGCGACATGATCATTGATAAAAAGGATCATGATGCTCAACCGCCAGAGCGTGCTCGTGGTGTGATTGCTCGTACTTATATGTACTTTGAAGCCGTATACCCAAAATATAAAATGAGTCGTCAACAACGCCAATTAATGAATAGTTGGGATAAACAGTACCCTGTATCTAAATGGGAATGTGAGCGTGCCGCTAAAATTGAAAAAATCCAAGGTAACGTTAACCCTATTCTTGCGAGCCGTTGTTCATAA
- the rsmE gene encoding 16S rRNA (uracil(1498)-N(3))-methyltransferase, giving the protein MRIPRIYHPESLPSHGKVMLSDDAANHVGRVMRMQVGQELLMFDGSNAEFPAVITNASKKSVEVEIQSRVEHSIESPLDIHLGQVISRGDKMEFTIQKSVELGVNTITPLISERCGVKLNAERFEKKLEQWQKIAIAACEQCGRNVVPTIRPVMKLEQWCAEEYDGLKLNLHPRANYSINTLPTPVTNVRLLIGPEGGLSADEISMTEQYKFDEILLGPRVLRTETTAMTAITALQVRFGDLG; this is encoded by the coding sequence ATGAGAATTCCACGTATTTATCATCCAGAATCTTTACCTTCCCACGGCAAGGTAATGCTCAGTGACGATGCTGCTAACCATGTTGGTCGCGTTATGCGTATGCAAGTAGGCCAAGAGCTATTAATGTTTGACGGCAGTAATGCAGAGTTTCCCGCCGTGATCACCAACGCAAGTAAAAAAAGCGTTGAAGTAGAGATCCAATCTCGGGTTGAACACAGTATTGAATCCCCACTAGATATCCATTTAGGTCAGGTGATTTCACGTGGTGATAAAATGGAATTCACCATTCAAAAATCCGTCGAGTTAGGGGTGAACACCATAACACCACTAATTTCAGAACGTTGTGGCGTTAAATTAAATGCTGAACGTTTTGAAAAAAAACTCGAACAATGGCAAAAAATCGCCATTGCAGCTTGTGAGCAATGTGGTCGTAATGTTGTCCCTACTATTCGCCCAGTGATGAAACTGGAACAATGGTGTGCTGAAGAATATGATGGTCTAAAGCTCAACTTACACCCTCGCGCTAATTATTCGATAAACACGCTTCCAACGCCAGTCACTAATGTTCGTTTATTGATTGGCCCAGAAGGCGGTTTATCCGCTGATGAAATCAGCATGACAGAACAATATAAATTTGATGAAATTTTGCTGGGACCTCGCGTACTTCGTACCGAAACCACCGCAATGACAGCCATCACTGCACTGCAAGTACGCTTCGGTGATTTAGGCTAA
- the gshB gene encoding glutathione synthase produces MIKLGIVMDPIESINIKKDSSFAMMLEAQRRGWEIHYMEMNDLSLEQGKAIARTRVVTVQQDPDHWFDFHSEQEIELSDLDAVLMRKDPPFDTEYIYATYILERAENNGALIVNKPQSLRDCNEKLFTAWFPELTPTTIVTRRAEKLKAFHQEHGDVILKPLDGMGGSSIFRVMKGDPNVSVIIETLTNMGQNYCMAQTFVPDISNGDKRILVVDGEPMPYCLARIPAKGETRGNLAAGGRGEARPISETDRKIAETVAPVLKEKGLIFVGLDVIGDKLTEINVTSPTCIREIEAAFDISITGKLMDAIERRVNAK; encoded by the coding sequence ATGATCAAACTGGGTATCGTGATGGACCCTATCGAGTCTATCAATATCAAGAAAGATTCTAGCTTTGCAATGATGTTAGAAGCTCAGCGTCGCGGCTGGGAAATTCATTACATGGAAATGAATGATCTATCTTTAGAGCAAGGTAAAGCGATTGCCCGTACGCGTGTCGTCACAGTACAACAAGATCCTGATCACTGGTTTGATTTTCACAGCGAACAAGAAATTGAATTATCAGATCTTGACGCTGTATTAATGCGTAAAGATCCTCCTTTCGATACTGAATATATTTACGCAACCTACATTCTTGAGCGTGCCGAAAATAATGGTGCACTCATTGTAAATAAACCACAAAGCCTACGTGACTGTAATGAAAAGCTGTTTACGGCATGGTTCCCTGAGCTGACACCAACCACTATTGTTACTCGTCGTGCCGAGAAACTAAAAGCCTTCCACCAAGAGCACGGTGATGTGATCTTAAAGCCACTTGATGGTATGGGTGGTTCGTCGATTTTCCGTGTAATGAAAGGCGATCCTAACGTATCGGTCATCATTGAAACACTAACTAATATGGGCCAAAACTACTGCATGGCACAGACCTTTGTTCCTGATATTAGTAATGGTGATAAGCGTATCTTAGTGGTTGATGGCGAGCCTATGCCTTACTGCCTAGCACGTATTCCTGCTAAAGGGGAAACTCGCGGTAACTTAGCTGCTGGCGGTCGTGGTGAAGCGCGTCCAATCAGTGAAACCGATCGTAAGATCGCAGAAACAGTTGCACCAGTACTAAAAGAAAAAGGCCTGATTTTTGTTGGTCTTGATGTGATTGGTGACAAGCTAACGGAAATTAATGTGACTAGCCCAACCTGTATCCGTGAGATTGAAGCAGCTTTTGATATCTCAATTACAGGCAAGTTAATGGATGCTATCGAACGTCGAGTAAACGCGAAGTAA
- a CDS encoding YqgE/AlgH family protein codes for MNLTNHFLVAMPTMQDPQFKQSVIYLCEHNNEGAMGIIINQPIDISIADMLEQIEIERKLPVADPISLESLVLNGGPVSEDRGFVLHTTKGEYSSSLPVNNELAVTTSLDILSELGTAQAPNQFLVALGYAGWDAGQLEQELVDNNWLTIEADDTIIFSTPIDERWHKAIEKLGFTPANLSLDIGHA; via the coding sequence ATGAATTTGACCAACCACTTTTTAGTGGCGATGCCCACTATGCAAGATCCTCAATTTAAGCAAAGTGTTATTTATCTTTGTGAACATAATAATGAAGGTGCAATGGGGATCATTATCAATCAACCTATCGATATTTCTATTGCTGATATGTTGGAGCAAATTGAAATTGAGAGAAAGCTACCTGTTGCCGATCCTATTAGCTTAGAATCACTGGTACTTAATGGTGGACCCGTTTCTGAAGATCGTGGCTTTGTACTCCACACCACGAAAGGTGAATATAGCTCAAGTTTACCTGTGAATAACGAATTAGCCGTGACCACCTCGCTGGATATTTTATCTGAGCTAGGTACTGCGCAAGCGCCAAACCAATTTCTGGTCGCGCTAGGTTATGCCGGGTGGGATGCAGGTCAATTGGAGCAAGAACTGGTTGATAACAATTGGCTCACCATTGAAGCAGATGACACCATTATTTTTTCCACTCCTATCGACGAACGTTGGCATAAAGCAATTGAAAAACTTGGCTTTACACCAGCAAACCTTTCTTTAGATATAGGTCACGCATGA
- the ruvX gene encoding Holliday junction resolvase RuvX, with protein MSQSRSVLGFDYGTKSIGVAIGQELTGTATPLAALKAKDGIPNWDDIEKILKEWLPDLVVVGLPLDLEGKELESITPRAKKFANRLHGRFGCQVELHDERLSTVEAKAELFERGGYRSLSKGNIDSQSAVVILESWFERQYGA; from the coding sequence ATGAGTCAATCTCGCAGTGTATTAGGTTTTGATTACGGCACCAAAAGTATTGGTGTTGCTATTGGTCAAGAGCTGACAGGAACCGCTACTCCCCTTGCCGCTTTAAAAGCCAAAGATGGCATCCCCAATTGGGATGATATTGAAAAGATTTTAAAAGAATGGCTACCTGATTTAGTCGTTGTAGGATTACCTTTAGATCTTGAAGGTAAAGAACTTGAAAGCATTACACCACGAGCGAAAAAATTTGCTAATCGCTTACATGGCCGTTTTGGTTGCCAAGTTGAACTACACGATGAACGTTTAAGTACTGTTGAAGCAAAAGCAGAACTGTTTGAGCGTGGTGGTTATCGCTCATTAAGTAAAGGTAATATCGACTCACAATCTGCTGTCGTTATTTTAGAAAGCTGGTTTGAACGTCAATACGGCGCTTAA